In Sphaeramia orbicularis chromosome 3, fSphaOr1.1, whole genome shotgun sequence, a genomic segment contains:
- the rpl12 gene encoding large ribosomal subunit protein uL11 isoform X2, translating to MRCTGGEVGATSALAPKIGPLGLSPKKVGDDIAKATGDWKGLRITVKLTIQNRQAAIEVVPSASALIIKALKEPPRDRKKVKNIKHSGSVSFDEIVSIARVMRPRSIARELSGTIKEILGTAQSVGCTIDGRPPHDVIDDINSGKVECPSE from the exons ATGAGGTGCACAGGAGGAGAAGTTGGTGCCACCTCCGCTCTGGCCCCCAAAATCGGACCTCTGGGTCTG TCTCCCAAGAAAGTTGGTGACGACATTGCCAAGGCCACCGGTGACTGGAAGGGCCTGAGGATCACAGTGAAGCTGACCATCCAGAACAGACAGGCAGCG ATTGAGGTGGTTCCCTCTGCATCCGCTCTGATCATCAAGGCTCTGAAGGAGCCTCCTCGTGACAGGAAGAAGGTCAAGAACA TCAAGCACAGTGGAAGTGTGAGCTTTGACGAGATCGTGAGCATCGCCCGTGTCATGAGGCCTCGCTCTATTGCCAGAGAGCTTTCAG GAACTATCAAGGAGATCCTGGGAACAGCTCAGTCTGTCGGCTGCACCATCGATGGTCGTCCTCCTCATGATGTTATCGACGACATCAACAGTGGAAAAGTCGAGTGTCCGTCTGAGTAA
- the pole3 gene encoding DNA polymerase epsilon subunit 3, with amino-acid sequence MAERPEDLNLPNAVITRIIKEALPDGVNVSKEARRAISQAASVFVLYATSCANNFAMKAKRKTLNAGDVLAAMEEMEFERFLEPLKEALEVYKKGQKGKKEVSEQKRKDKEKKSDLESDKTREEEEEEEERMEEEPDAENEVEEEEVEN; translated from the exons ATGGCAGAAAGGCCAGAAGACCTGAACCTTCCCAACGCGGTGATCACCCGCATCATCAAAGAGGCG CTCCCAGATGGGGTGAACGTGTCAAAAGAAGCAAGAAGAGCCATTTCCCAGGCtgccagtgtgtttgtgttgtacgCCACTTCCTG TGCGAACAACTTTGCCATGAAGGCCAAGAGGAAAACCCTGAATGCAGGAGACGTGTTGGCTGCGATGGAGGAAATGGAGTTTGAGAGATTTCTGGAGCCTCTTAAAGAAGCTTTGGAAG TGTATAAGAAGGGCCAGAAAGGAAAGAAGGAGGTGTCGGAGCAGAAGCGCAAAGATAAAGAAAAGAAGAGCGACTTAGAAAGTGATAAAaccagagaggaggaagaggaggaggaagagcgaATGGAGGAGGAGCCTGATGCAGAGAATGAGgtcgaggaggaggaggtggagaactGA
- the rpl12 gene encoding large ribosomal subunit protein uL11 isoform X1, with product MPPKFDPNEIKVVYMRCTGGEVGATSALAPKIGPLGLSPKKVGDDIAKATGDWKGLRITVKLTIQNRQAAIEVVPSASALIIKALKEPPRDRKKVKNIKHSGSVSFDEIVSIARVMRPRSIARELSGTIKEILGTAQSVGCTIDGRPPHDVIDDINSGKVECPSE from the exons ATGCCTCCCAAATTCGACCCCAACGAGATTAAAGTTG TGTACATGAGGTGCACAGGAGGAGAAGTTGGTGCCACCTCCGCTCTGGCCCCCAAAATCGGACCTCTGGGTCTG TCTCCCAAGAAAGTTGGTGACGACATTGCCAAGGCCACCGGTGACTGGAAGGGCCTGAGGATCACAGTGAAGCTGACCATCCAGAACAGACAGGCAGCG ATTGAGGTGGTTCCCTCTGCATCCGCTCTGATCATCAAGGCTCTGAAGGAGCCTCCTCGTGACAGGAAGAAGGTCAAGAACA TCAAGCACAGTGGAAGTGTGAGCTTTGACGAGATCGTGAGCATCGCCCGTGTCATGAGGCCTCGCTCTATTGCCAGAGAGCTTTCAG GAACTATCAAGGAGATCCTGGGAACAGCTCAGTCTGTCGGCTGCACCATCGATGGTCGTCCTCCTCATGATGTTATCGACGACATCAACAGTGGAAAAGTCGAGTGTCCGTCTGAGTAA